GTGCTGGCGTGGGCACAACAGCAGCCACCGGAGGCCGCTTCTGGAAACCCCCGGGGAGCGCAGGACACGCGCCACTCCATGCGATGGCATGAGTGGGCACACCTGCACAGCGAGCGGTGTCGGCTGGACTGCCAACATTGGAAAGATTAACTCCTGCGGTGTGTTGTGTCCTACTGTGTTGCAGATGCTGGGATGGGCAGAGACCTGGCCATTCGGGAGGCAGCTCTGGGGGAAGACCCTGGCGGCAGGCGTGGGCCACAACAGAGCCGGCTGCGCCGACCTGTGgtggaggcaccaccagagccaccggccgagcAGCCCCAAGGTAGATGCTGGCGTGGGCACAACAGCAGCCACCGGAGGCCGCTTCTGGAACCCCCCGGGGAGCGCAGGACACGCGCCACTCCATGCGATGGCATGAGTGGGCACACCTGCACAGCGAGCGGTGTCGGCTGGACTGCCAACATTGGAAAGATTAACTCCTGCGGTGTGTTGTGTCCTACTGTGTTGCAGATGCTGGGATGGGCAGAGACCTGGCCATTCGGGAGGCAGCTCTGGGGGAAGACCCTGGCGGCAGGCGTGGGCCACAACAGAGCCGGCTGCGCCGACCTGTGgtggaggcaccaccagagccaccggccgagcAGCCCCAAGGTAGATGCTGGCGTGGGCACAACAGCAGCCACCGGAGGCCGCTTCTGGAACCCCCCGGGGAGCGCAGGACACGCGCCACTCCATGCGATGGCATGAGTGGGCACACCTGCACAGCGAGCGGTGTCGGCTGGACTGCCAACATTGGAAAGATTAACTCCTGCGGTGTGTTGTGTCCTACTGTGTTGCAGATGCTGGGATGGGCAGAGACCTGGCCATTCGGGAGGCAGCTCTGGGGGAAGACCCTGGCGGCAGGCGTGGGCCACAACAGAGCCGGCTGCGCCGACCTGTGgtggaggcaccaccagagccaccggccgagcAGCCCCAAGGTAGGTGCAGGCCTGACGTGCATCCGCCACTCAATGAACAGGCAGTATGTGTCTCACCGATCAATATAACTTTATTGTTTGAACACCCAACATTTGAAGGACAACTTCAAGAGTCACAGGCCACAGGCGTGGGCCACCCGGGCACCACCAACCCTCATAACTTGAACCGCATAACTGTTAACCAAACGTGACCTCAAACCAAACAGCATAACTCTAACCAGATCAAAATTGCATGAATTCTCAACCGACAGGTCATCCCATGCTTTGACTGCACACTTATGACCAGCCCCAATTTGTTCACAGTTTCTAGCGATGGCGAGGCTCCACCAACAAGCGCGCCCCATGAAGGCCCCTCTACCAGCAGTATGTCGGGGCCACCAGCGAGCAACCCTCAGGGGACGGACAACGTCCTGAACGCCATTGAGGCACTGGAGGGCCGAATCATGAACACCCGTGAGTGAGTTGGGCTTCGGGTTCGGGCGGGAGTGTGGTGAGGCCGAGGTGTTCATCATctgcttggtttttttccagtgaacAATGTGCAGAGCAGACTTGACACCGTGGAGCGCCTGCTCCTCTACCAGGGAAGGAAGCACAGGGCGCTTGAGAGGCGTGTTCGGGCACTGGAGCAGCAGTTGTCCGCACAGCAGTCGACTGCAAGGGAGCAGTGAGatgacggggggtgggggtgtttccATTCGATGCCTGTTGCAGCACTTATTTgttgaaaaataaagtttttggGTTTGTTGAACGCCTCGTTGTCCCTGTTTTGGTGCATTGGTGGGAGCCGGGAGTGGGAATTCATGCTTTTGAGAAGGGCGCCTACAAGGTGAGGCGATCCCTGGACCTGCCAACACAGGAGCGTCTTGGCACACCTTGCCTCggctgaggaggaggggcaggaggctGGCTGATTGTTCCCTCGTCCAATTCTCCCTGAGCTGGCGTCGCAGGCTGGGTGTTGGTCACTACCGGTACAAGGGGTGGCCTTTCTGGAGCGGGCGCCACCGGTTCCTGTCGCCGgagcatggcctctccaagtgtttgcagcgtgctgacggctgcacgcatcacttccaggttctggtTCCAAGCGCTCTGGAACATTGCCTGCTCCTGACGAGTGGCCTCCATGAACTCAGCCCGCCACATCTGAGCCTCGGACTGCTCCCTTCTCCGCTCGGCAATCTCCTCGCGGTGCAGATCGGCTGCCTGGCTCATCATTTTCTCGGCCACCTCGGTGCTTCCCTGGGTCCTCCGCTTACGGTGCCTGATTGCTGAAAGACGTGTGCCAGGAGACAGCTGGGCAGCGGCAGCGGGAAGGCCTCCTGAAGGGGAgagaacagcagcaaggtcaaGGCACCAATCAAGTCGAGGCCTCCCCATTTcccagtctggggggggggcacagacctTGGTCGGCCAGCCGTAGGGACTGATGCCTCCAAGGCCCGGCCTCACAATGGGGGTCACTGGGGTACCTGGTGAGCCGCTGCTCGGGGAGGGTGGGCTGTTCTCCTTTCCAGAAGtgtcctccgcaccgctggcaGTGCCCGCCTCAGTCTCATCTGCGCAGAAGGCAACATTATCAGCGGACTGGGGAAATACTACAATGgctgccccacagagtgcctatgtccctgagcccacaccaccctctgcccaggccagcctgggcagcgcttgcaggggattctctcaggggcagtgggcccgagaatcacagtttggccgggggaggggggccttgcctgtgcccagggcggggggggggggtttcagtcatggctgccaggaagagagccatgcagccccagagaatcacggcatggcctggggaggggagagtctggcccgccccacagagtgcctatgtccctgagcccacaccaccctctgcccaggccagcctgggcagcgcttgcaggggattctctcaggggcagtgggcccgagaatcacagtttggccgggggaggggggcctggcctgtgcccagggcgggggggggtttcagtcatggctgccaggaagagagccatgcagccccagagaatcacggcatggcctggggaggggagagtctggcccgccccacagagtgcctatgtccctgagcccacaccaccctctgcccaggccagcctgggcagcgcttgcaggggattctctcaggggcagtgggcccgagaatcacagtttggccgggggaggggggcctggcctgtgcccagggcagggggggggtttcagtcatggctgccaggaagagagccatgcagccccagagaatcacggcatggcctggggaggggagagtctggcccgccccacagagtgcctatgtccctgagcccacaccaccctctgcccaggccagcctgggcagcgcttgcaggggattctctcaggggcagtgggcccgagaatcacagtttggccgggggaggggggccttgcctgtgcccagggcgggggggggggggtttcagtcatggctgccaggaagagagccatgcagccccagagaatcacggcatggcctggggaggggagagtctggcccgccccacagagtgcctatgtccctgagcccacaccaccctctgcccaggccagcctgggcagcgcttgcaggggattctctcaggggcagtgggcccgagaatcacagtttggccgggggaggggggcctggcctgtgcccagggcggggggggggtttcagtcatggctgccaggaagagagccatgcagccccagagaatcacggcatggcctggggaggggagagtctggcccgccccacagagtgcctatgtccctgagcccacaccaccctctgcccaggccagcctgggcagcgcttgcaggggattctctcaggggcagtgggcccgagaatcacagtttggccgggggaggggggcctggcctgtgcccagggcggggggggggggtttcagtcatggctgccaggaagagagccatgcagccccagagaatcacggcatggcctggggaggggagagtctggcccgccccacagagtgcctatgtccctgagcccacaccaccctctgcccaggccagcctgggcagcgcttgcaggggattctctcaggggcagtgggcccgagaatcacagtttggccgggggaggggggcctggcctgtgcccagagcggggggggggggtttcagtcatggctgccaggaagagagccatgcagccccagagaatcacggcatggcctggggaggggagagtctggcccgccccacagagtgcctatgtccctgagcccacaccaccctctgcccaggccagcctgggcagcgcttgcaggggattctctcaggggcagtgggcccgagaatcacagtttggccgggggaggggggcctggcctgtgcccagagcgggggggggggtttcagtcatggctgccaggaagagagccatgcagccccagagaatcacggcatggcctggggaggggagagtctggcccgccccacagagtgcctatgtccctgagcccacaccaccctctgcccaggcccgcTTGGGTAGCCCCCACCCGGCCCCTCACCTGTTCCTGCCAGTCCACTTAAGGTCGCGTCAGGATCAACCCCGTGCTCCAGGAGGTCTTCTTCCTCGAAGCCAATGTGCCCTGTTAATGGAAACAGGCCAGCATCGTCAGAACGGATCTCCTCTCCCCAAGCCCGAATGGCCCCCCAACACCGGAATCCCTCACTCCACCCTGCCCCCACCTACCGCTTGGGAAAGGGGTCGACGTCCTAAGATGGTCCGCATTGATGGTGACCAGGTCATGGCTGAAAAGCTCCTCAGAGCCCTCCAGAAGGTCCATTGGGTCTGGCCTCgtcctgccctccacctccagcacaatacttcttgcaagccgctttgggttaaCACTCGCATCCCCCCTCAGAATGCTGTCGAGCTCCCTGAAGTAGGGGCAGGTTGTAGGCACGTTCCCAGATCGACCATTGTGTGCCATCACCTTCTTGTACTCCAGGCGCATGTTTTTGGTCTTCGAGCGGCACTCTGTAGCCGACCGCTTGTGGCCCcgctcagccatctgcctcgagattttCTCGAAGTAGTCCAAGTTCCGGTGGGTGTTTCTCAGAGCTTCCTGGATCTTCTCCTCA
This genomic window from Eublepharis macularius isolate TG4126 chromosome 8, MPM_Emac_v1.0, whole genome shotgun sequence contains:
- the LOC129335175 gene encoding uncharacterized protein LOC129335175, coding for MGRDLAIREAALGEDPGGRRGPQQSRLRRPVVEAPPEPPAEQPQDAGMGRDLAIREAALGEDPGGRRGPQQSRLRRPVVEAPPEPPAEQPQDAGMGRDLAIREAALGEDPGGRRGPQQSRLRRPVVEAPPEPPAEQPQGRCRPDVHPPLNEQAVCVSPINITLLFEHPTFEGQLQESQATGVGHPGTTNPHNLNRITVNQT